One window of the Podospora pseudocomata strain CBS 415.72m chromosome 7, whole genome shotgun sequence genome contains the following:
- a CDS encoding hypothetical protein (EggNog:ENOG503NZ0S; COG:T), which yields MPPDSDSDTTCTSTSTSCLPSTFSISTLLALTPFLLTFLLVFSISLTKLFPHLASLQSRVSSSASSGISDGEDHFLPASAPLSLRQAHEEHASKSPRRKIAAYTFAVTLGLSAVLAELILAEVAEAIPTARTVGLRVTVPTLLVLLVGVIPFLEVQSVVGGGLGLRLGRDGRGKRSRVAWGLQMGVFGGWLVCFWWLGRVVGGGDGDAGDAGGWMGRITGVVQRTRVDGGMPGGGESGGGLSRACLERIGVIGILSMALLSGFASVSSPWHIFSDNRAYKRRPITDTDIARKQAGLDATSELLVTKKHRLRSLQRKAQMAEGVGGGQQQHHQGSNGIMGKVLGGIKAVTGGMGTTAEQAEIKALQMEISGLETMEANLAGSLAQLKARQKAHARDGTVVGRVLAVPQYVFAGYCVYRILATVLTTLKRNLSSYPSSLYSPSFSSSDPISRFLGLLAKHWDPKLDQLAWARQISFLLSGVILAASANSVLQTFRLFTKWMPGVLYQAQANLALLIGQIAATYVISAALLLRSSLPKEVGRSVGDALESALEPAFVDRWFEGWFLVASGLTAGGIWVGRRVSGGGGLGELGEEWDDFAGEEMGQKRS from the coding sequence ATGCCCCCcgactccgactccgacACCACCTGcacttccacctccacctcctgcctcccctccaccttcagcatctccaccctcctcgccctaacccccttcctcctcaccttcctcctcgtcttctccatctccctaaCCAAACTCTTCCCccacctcgcctccctccagTCTcgcgtctcctcctccgcctcatcaGGCATCTCCGACGGGGAAGACCACTTCCTTCCTGCGTCTGCGCCCTTGTCGCTACGTCAAGCGCACGAGGAGCACGCGAGCAAGTCGCCCCGGCGGAAAATCGCCGCCTACACTTTTGCTGTGACACTAGGGTTGAGCGCGGTGCTGGCGGAACTGATACTAGCTGAGGTGGCAGAGGCGATACCAACGGCGAGGAcggtggggttgagggttACTGTTCCGACTTTGttggttttgctggtgggggtTATACCTTTTCTGGAGGTGCAatctgttgttgggggggggttggggttgcggttggggagggatgggaggggaaagaggaGTAGGGTTGCTTGGGGGTTGCAgatgggggtttttggggggtggttggtttgtttttggtggttggggagggttgtgggggggggggatggggatgctggggatgctggggggtggatggggcgGATTACGGGTGTGGTTCAGAGGAccagggttgatggtgggatgccaggagggggggagagtggtggtggactgtCGAGGGCGTGTTTGGAAAGGATAGGGGTTATTGGTATATTGAGCATGGCGCTGCTGTCGGGGTTTGCGAGCGTGAGCAGCCCGTGGCATATCTTTAGTGATAACCGGGCGTATAAACGGCGGCCGATTACGGATACGGATATTGCGAGGAAGCAAGCTGGTTTGGATGCGACGAGTGAGTTGCTGGTTACGAAGAAACATCGGTTGAGGAGTCTGCAGCGGAAGGCGCagatggcggagggggtgggaggggggcagcaacaacatcaccaggGATCAAATGGCATCATGGGGAAGGTCTTGGGCGGGATCAAGGCTGTGACTGGGGGAATGGGGACGACGGCTGAACAAGCAGAGATTAAAGCCCTACAAATGGAAATCTCGGGTCTGGAGACTATGGAGGCGAATCTGGCGGGGAGTCTGGCGCAGCTGAAGGCACGGCAGAAGGCTCACGCGAGGgatgggacggtggtggggagggtgttggcggtGCCGCAGTATGTTTTTGCGGGGTATTGCGTGTATCGCATTCTTGCTACGGTTCTTACCACGCTCAAACGGAACCTGAGTTCTTACCCGTCGTCGCTTTACTCGCCTTCTTTCTCGTCGTCGGACCCGATTTCCCGGTTTCTGGGCCTGCTGGCAAAACATTGGGACCCGAAACTGGATCAACTCGCCTGGGCGCGTCAGATCTCTTTTTTGTTGTCGGGTGTCATACTGGCGGCGAGCGCGAATTCGGTCCTGCAGACGTTTAGGTTGTTTACGAAGTGGATGCCGGGGGTGCTGTATCAAGCCCAAGCGAACTTGGCGCTGCTGATAGGGCAGATCGCGGCGACGTATGTGATTTCGGCGGcgttgttgctgaggagTAGTttgccgaaggaggtgggcaGGTCGGTGGGGGATGCGTTGGAGAGTGCGCTGGAGCCGGCGTTTGTGGATCGGTGgtttgaggggtggtttttggttGCGAGCGGGTTGACGGCTGGGGGAATTTGGGTTGGGAGACgggtgagtggtggtggtgggctgggggagttgggggaggagtgggatgattttgcgggggaggagatggggcaGAAGAGGTCGTGA
- a CDS encoding hypothetical protein (COG:T; EggNog:ENOG503P0U8): MAGKTFKKNVAGLISSSKAAKSPDSDVSPRTTTTTTTTSKAPTDYFAANISPPQSPQTSPGATIPFPPLATASSGASTNTLTSSSNSAEDGVDDLRQASNASSNRPGVASRKSSTASVTFRPPRNPSLPQGAHRKTDIKTRLREASPEPVKFRSHVGFDNLPVGEATKNNPASLTLHAKHDGYQASRRSRTFMVGLDEHSYSDYALVWLLTNMVDDGDEVICVRVVETPFRVDKNYKEDAEKLLQSIQEKNEHNRAIKLVLEYAVGKLHDTFQQLLSMYNPSMLVVGTKGRSMGGIQGLVNTRNSFSKYCLQYIPIPVVVVRPDEKRAKKKEKRSHDPSRQSYAQMLAYNSGKHEADSETSSIYELEKAISADEEAHRVAAAIGLPARFDPTIKPYNPKGSNSRRSSPSALATPSSAGTASVSPSPAAPANESDNDDNEDDDNNDDSGDDDDDFEVEAVSSTPHLNGARKQTEIIKEQEQKKRLHDMEVGEAAALLKSTKVDEEDDDDESQDRTSG; this comes from the exons ATGGCCGGTAAAACATTCAAAAAAAATGTTGCCGGattgatctcctcctccaaggcGGCGAAGAGCCCCGACTCGGATGTCTCGCCGcgcacaaccacaaccactaccaccacctctaAAGCTCCCACCGACTATTTCGCCGCCAACATAAGCCCCCCGCAGTCTCCTCAGACATCGCCCGGCGCAACCATACCGTTCCCACCACTGGCGACGGCGTCATCGGGCGCTAGTACCAACACCTTGACGTCGTCGTCCAACTCGGCAGAGGACGGTGTGGATGATTTGCGACAAGCCTCGAATGCTAGCAGCAACCGGCCGGGTGTCGCATCTAGAaaatcctcgacggcctcTGTCACATTCCGTCCTCCTCGAAATCCAAGCCTCCCGCAAGGCGCGCACCGGAAAACGGATATAAAAACGAGACTCCGGGAGGCGTCGCCCGAACCTGTGAA GTTTCGATCGCATGTCGGTTTTGACAACCTTCCGGTCGGCGAAGCGACAAAGAACAATCCAGCGTCATTGACACTTCACGCCAAACATGACGGCTACCAAGCATCACGCCGGTCCCGCACCTTTATGGTTGGCCTTGATGAGCACTCCTATTCCGACTATGCGCTGGTCTGGTTGCTCACCAACATGGTTGACGACGGCGATGAGGTGATCTGTGTGAGGGTGGTAGAAACCCCCTTTCGGGTCGACAAGAACTACAAGGAGGACGCAGAAAAGCTACTCCAATCGATTCAGGAAAAGAACGAACACAACAGGGCCATCAAACTGGTCCTCGAATATGCTGTAGGCAAACTCCACGACACTTTCCAGCAGCTA cTTAGCATGTACAACCCCTccatgttggtggttggcaCCAAGGGCCGCTCGATGGGTGGTATTCAGGGTCTGGTCAATACGCGCAACTCTTTCTCCAAATACTGCCTTCAGTACATCCCTATTCCGGTTGTGGTGGTTAGGCCCGACGAAAAACgagccaagaagaaggagaagcggtCCCACGACCCGAGTCGACAGAGCTATGCGCAGATGCTGGCTTATAACTCTGGAAAACACGAGGCGGATAGCGAGACGAGCAGTATCTacgagctggagaaggccaTCTCGGCCGACGAGGAAGCCCACCGGGTGGCAGCAGCCATTGGCCTGCCGGCCAGGTTCGACCCCACGATAAAGCCGTACAACCCCAAGGGGTCCAACTCTCGCCGATCATCCCCGTCGGCGCTAGCCACCCCTTCGTCTGCCGGAACTGCGTCGGTTTCACCaagcccagcagcaccggccAACGAAAgtgacaacgacgacaatgAGGACGACGATAACAATGATGATAGCggggacgatgacgatgacttCGAGGTGGAGGCTGTCTCGTCAACGCCGCACTTGAATGGGGCGCGAAAGCAGACAGAAATCAtcaaggaacaggagcagaAGAAACGACTACACGATATGGAAGTAGGCGAGGCTGCGGCTTTATTGAAGTCTACAAAggtggatgaagaagacgacgacgatgagtCCCAGGATAGGACCAGTGGATGA
- a CDS encoding hypothetical protein (COG:J; COG:K; EggNog:ENOG503NV6Y): MSAFQQGMAPIRAMEDDSDVEEEALVADYQEQVQYGQDDDLDGLDQAALAQAADDLQARLLQAAQPLDYQATLEAKFSSYDNYCSLFHYILNSEGPVDLEPPSYYWAWDVIDEFIYQFNTFSTYRARIARQGNNEEEAQLLKENPNTWGCYSVLNVLYSLIQKSQIQEQLQATKRGEDAALVAGPYGSKALYKMLGYFSIIGLLRVHCLLGDFSLALKTLDDIELNKKAMFARVMAAHFTTYYYVGFSYMMMRRYADALRMFSHILIYVSRTKNFQKNAQYDNINKKSDQMLALIAICVAFQPTRLDDSIHTALREKYGEQLLKLQRGGPESLPVFEELFRTACPKFISPVPPNFDAPESNIDPIEHHLSIFMEEVKTNMFNPTIKSYLRLYTTMDLKKLAGFLDVKPEELRSILLVNKQRNKQIRWNEGALLEGEWVNTSDLDYALQGDLIHISEAKMGRKLVDWYLRNLSRTYA; the protein is encoded by the exons ATGAGCGCCTTCCAGCAGGGTATGGCCCCTATCCGGGCCATGGAGGACGATAgcgatgttgaggaggaggccctCGTCGCCGACTACCAGGAGCAGGTCCAATACGGACAGGACGACGATTTGGACGGCCTCGACCAGGCTGCCCTTGCCCAGGCTGCCGACGATCTCCAGGCCCGGTTACTCCAGGCCGCTCAGCCCTTGGATTATCAGGCGACGCTCGAGGCCAAGTTCTCAAGCTACGACAACTACTGCAGCTTGTTCCACTACATCCTTAATTCGGAAGGCCCCGTCGATCTCGAGCCTCCATCG TACTACTGGGCCTGGGATGTGATTGATGAATTCATTTACCAGTTCAACACATTCTCCACATACCGGGCGAGGATCGCGCGGCAGGGAAacaacgaggaggaagctCAGCTTCTCAAGGAGAACCCAAACACCTGGGGTTGCTACAGCGTGCTCAACGTTCTCTACTCCTTGATCCAGAAGTCTCAGATCCAGGAACAGCTCCAGGCTACCAAGCGCGGTGAGGATGCCGCCCTTGTCGCCGGTCCCTACGGATCCAAGGCCCTTTACAAGATGTTGGGCTACTTCTCGATCATTGGCCTCCTCCGGGTCCACTGCCTTCTCGGTGACTTCAGCCTCGCGCTTAAGACTCTCGACGACATTGAGCTCAACAAGAAGGCCATGTTCGCCCGTGTCATGGCTGCCCACTTCACCACATACTACTATGTGGGTTTCTCTTACATGATGATGCGCCGCTACGCCGACGCTCTCCGCATGTTCAGCCACATCTTGATCTACGTCTCCAGGACCAAGAACTTCCAGAAGAACGCGCAGTACGATAacatcaacaagaagagCGACCAGATGCTCGCTCTCATCGCCATCTGCGTTGCCTTCCAGCCCACTCGTCTGGATGACAGCATCCACACCGCCCTCCGTGAGAAGTACGGCGAGCAGCTCCTGAAGCTCCAGCGTGGCGGCCCCGAgtccctccccgtcttcgAGGAGCTCTTCCGCACTGCGTGCCCCAAGTTCATCTCTCCCGTACCTCCCAACTTTGATGCCCCCGAGAGCAACATCGACCCCATTGAGCACCACCTTTCCATCTTCATGGAGGAGGTTAAGACCAACATGttcaaccccaccatcaagtcTTACCTCCGTCTTTACACCACCATGGacctcaagaagctggctggTTTTCTCGACGTCAAGCCCGAGGAGCTCCGTTCTATCCTGCTTGTTAACAAGCAGCGCAACAAGCAGATCCGGTGGAACGAGGGTGCTCTTTTGGAGGGCGAGTGGGTTAACACCAGCGACCTCGACTATGCTCTCCAAGGT GACCTTATCCATATCTCGGAGGCCAAGATGGGCCGCAAGCTCGTTGATTGGTATCTCCGCAACCTCTCGCGCACTTATGCATGA
- the RIA1 gene encoding Cytoplasmic GTPase/eEF2-like protein (ribosomal biogenesis) (BUSCO:EOG09260BSW; EggNog:ENOG503NU1V; COG:J) codes for MPVVSPEKLAKLQQNADDVRNICILAHVDHGKTSLTDALLATNGIISPRLAGKIRYLDSRPDEQLRGITMESSAISLYFSMLRRSSPEATPEPKEYLINLIDSPGHIDFSSEVSTASRLCDGAVVLVDAVEGVCSQTVTVLRQTWIEKLKPLLVINKIDRLITELKMTPNEAYIHLSKLLEQVNAVLGSFFQGERMEEDLNWRERMEERRAQAVANKEAQLVDQQSDAGDLQFQEKDDEEIYFAPEKNNVIFGSAIDGWAFTVRQFAGLYEKKLGIKRSLLEKVLWGNFYLDPKTRKVLGPKHLKGRNLKPIFVQLVLETIWAVYGATVGGDHGKGYPAMLEKITKSLNITIPPHILRSRDPKLLLTTVFASWLPLSVALLVSVVESLPSPRTAQAERLPELLQEVPGADQIDPAIKEAMVLFKKEKSDPMVAYVSKMVSVKESELPENRRKGPMNGEEARDLARKKRAEALRAQKEARGDREDDDVQFITDGLASASLETQTPEEEEKPAETEHLIGFSRIYSGTLSVGDEVYVLPPKFSPANPLAEPVPKKVKVEALYMMMGRNLELLDTVPAGVVFGIRGLEGSGLLKSGTICSQLEGSVNLAGIANLHGKPIVRVALEPENPSDLDKMIKGLQLLVQSDPCAEYEQFSTGEHVLLTAGELHLERCLTDLRERFARCEIQASAPIVPYRETIVRAEEMRPPVNKDLGRGVVVGVTSSKQVTITLRVRPLPAEVTDFLGKNAASIKTLYSGQKNGDDEGSVAQDDSSEADAVEDNDLTITKALTAEELFKELQSTLDKSEKARDASIWKDAVDRIISFGPRRTGPNILIDATKDQFFPKAFAADKEAVARAVKISGDESLDARHFSDKIAYAFQLATHHGPLCHEPVQGIAVFIEDVSVNIEGNVTARDHINRLTGEVIKTVQQSIHKGFLDWSPRLMLAMYSVEIQAGTEVLGRVYDVLTRRRGKVQSEAMNEGTPFFTIVATLPVAESFGFADDMRKRTSGAAQPQLIFTGFEILDEDPFWVPFTDDDLEDLGEFGDKEIVAKRYMDGVRRRKGLLVEGRNVATDASKQRTLKR; via the exons ATGCCGGTCGTTAGTCCCGAGAAGCTGGCAAAGCTCCAGCAAAACGCCGACGATGTTCGAAAT ATCTGCATTCTCGCGCATGTA GATCACGGTAAAACCTCACTTACAGACGCTCTTCTTGCCACAAATGGCATCATTTCACCGAGATTGGCCGGCAAGATCCGCTACCTCGATTCCCGTCCAGACGAACAACTGCGTGGTATCACCATGGAATCATCAGCTATTTCTCTCTATTTCTCCATGCTGAGAAGGTCAAGCCCAGAGGCTACCCCTGAGCCAAAAGAATATCTCATCAATCTCATAGACTCACCCGGGCACATCGATTTCAGCAGTGAGGTCTCGACGGCATCGCGACTATGCGATGGGGCTGTTGTTCTGGTGGACGCAGTAGAGGGTGTATGTAGTCAGACGGTCACAGTACTCAGACAAACGTGGATCGAGAAGTTGAAGCCATTACTCGTCATCAACAAAATCGATCGCCTTATCACCGAGCTCAAGATGACGCCGAACGAAGCATATATTCACCTCAGCAAACTACTAGAACAAGTCAACGCTGTTCTGGGTAGTTTCTTCCAAGGCGAGAGAATGGAGGAGGATCTGAactggagagagagaatgGAGGAGCGCCGAGCCCAGGCTGTGGCAAACAAGGAGGCCCAATTGGTGGACCAGCAAAGCGATGCCGGCGATTTACAGTTCCAAGAaaaggacgacgaggagatCTATTTTGCCCCTGAAAAGAACAATGTCATCTTTGGCAGTGCCATCGATGGCTGGGCGTTCACAGTACGGCAATTCGCTGGCTTGTATGAGAAAAAGCTCGGCATCAAGCGCAGCCTTCTTGAAAAGGTCCTTTGGGGCAATTTTTACCTCGACCCGAAGACCAGGAAGGTTCTCGGGCCAAAACATCTGAAAGGCAGAAACTTGAAGCCTATCTTTGTTCAATTGGTGCTCGAGACTATATGGGCTGTCTACGGGGCCACCGTGGGTGGTGACCACGGAAAGGGGTACCCAGCTATGCTGGAAAAGATCACAAAGTCTTTGAACATCACCATTCCACCTCATATTCTGCGCTCCCGCGACCCGAAGTTACTTCTTACCACCGTCTTCGCGTCCTGGCTTCCACTCTCGGTGGCACTCCTGGTTTCAGTTGTTGAGTCGCTACCTTCGCCCAGAACCGCCCAAGCCGAACGTCTTCCAGAATTGCTGCAAGAAGTGCCTGGTGCGGACCAAATCGACCCTGCCATCAAGGAAGCCATGGTCTTATTCAAAAAGGAGAAGTCAGACCCCATGGTGGCGTATGTGAGCAAGATGGTGTCAGTCAAGGAGAGCGAATTGCCAGAAAACAGAAGAAAGGGCCCAATGAATGGCGAGGAAGCCCGAGATCTTGCGAGAAAGAAACGCGCCGAGGCACTCCGTGCACAGAAAGAGGCGAGAGGCGACagagaggatgatgacgttCAATTCATCACGGATGGACTTGCAAGCGCCTCTCTTGAGACCCAGAcaccagaagaggaggaaaagccTGCCGAGACCGAGCATTTGATTGGTTTCTCTCGTATCTACTCCGGAACCCTCTCTGTCGGTGACGAAGTTTACGTCTTGCCACCAAAGTTTTCGCCAGCCAATCCGCTTGCTGAGCCAGTTCCCAAGAAAGTCAAGGTAGAGGCACTCtacatgatgatgggccgCAATCTTGAGCTCCTGGACACAGTCCCGGCTGGTGTGGTCTTTGGCATCCGTGGGCTCGAGGGTAGCGGCCTGCTCAAATCTGGCACAATATGCAGCCAACTCGAGGGATCTGTCAACCTTGCTGGTATAGCAAATCTGCACGGCAAACCCATCGTCCGTGTTGCTCTTGAGCCGGAGAATCCATCCGACTTGGACAAGATGATCAAGGGTCTCCAACTGCTTGTGCAGAGTGACCCTTGCGCCGAGTATGAACAGTTTTCTACCGGTGAGCACGTCTTGTTGACTGCCGGTGAACTGCACCTGGAACGCTGCTTGACCGATCTCAGGGAACGCTTTGCCCGCTGCGAGATCCAGGCCAGTGCCCCTATCGTGCCCTACCGTGAGACAATCGTCCGCGCAGAGGAGATGCGTCCTCCGGTCAACAAGGATCTCGGtcgtggtgttgtcgttggtgttACCAGCTCCAAGCAGGTCACCATCACTCTTCGCGTGAGGCCACTTCCAGCGGAGGTCACCGACTTCCTAGGCAAGAATGCCGCCAGTATCAAGACTCTTTACTCAGGCCAGAAGAATGGTGACGATGAAGGCTCCGTAGCCCAAGATGATTCGTCCGAAGCAGATGCCGTAGAGGACAACGACCTCACTATCACCAAGGCTCTTACCGCAGAGGAGCTATTCAAGGAACTTCAATCCACCCTTGACAAGAGCGAAAAGGCTCGCGACGCCTCCATCTGGAAGGACGCCGTGGACCGCATCATCTCTTTCGGCCCCAGGCGCACAGGCCCGAACATTCTCATCGACGCGACCAAAGACCAGTTCTTCCCCAAGGCCTTTGCCGCCGACAAGGAGGCTGTTGCCAGGGCCGTCAAGATTTCTGGTGATGAATCCCTCGACGCCCGCCACTTCAGCGACAAGATCGCCTACGCCTTTCAGCTCGCCACCCATCACGGACCCCTCTGCCACGAGCCAGTCCAGGGCATTGCTGTGTTCATTGAGGATGTCTCTGTCAACATTGAGGGCAACGTCACCGCTCGTGACCACATCAACCGTCTCACTGGCGAAGTGATCAAGACTGTACAACAATCCATTCACAAGGGCTTCCTGGATTGGTCACCCCGTCTAATGCTGGCCATGTATTCTGTTGAGATCCAAGCAGGCA CCGAAGTCCTAGGCCGCGTCTACGACGTCCTCACCCGCCGTCGCGGCAAGGTCCAATCCGAAGCCATGAACGAAGGCAcgcccttcttcaccatcgtCGCCACCTTGCCCGTTGCGGAATCTTTCGGTTTCGCGGATGACATGCGCAAGCGCACATCTGGTGCTGCCCAGCCTCAGCTTATTTTCACTGGCTTTGAGATTCTGGACGAGGACCCGTTCTGGGTGCCGTTTACAGACGATGATCTGGAGGATCTGGGCGAATTTGGTGACAAGGAGATCGTGGCGAAGAGGTATATGgatggggtgaggaggaggaaggggttgttggtggaggggcggAATGTGGCTACTGATGCTTCGAAGCAGAGGACTCTGAAGAGATAA
- the LAG1_2 gene encoding sphingosine N-acyltransferase lag1 (EggNog:ENOG503NWJM; COG:U) encodes MATGSEPFPPLPGTTTTTESATATRRRTRKASILGDDLKVGDTGSPSLATSIAHIQGAHSKEPPSPPSTKRTSKRRKARTLLHRVKHTCVKHTWVLPLFLLSCFLLGYAINPTSSNPLSHFLFLSYRLPLSETPGATHVQYGKGLWDIAFVTFYTVVLSFTREFIMQEVLRPLSRWVGLKSRGKQARYMEQMYTALYFGIMGPCGMWVMSRTPIWYFDVVGMYEGYPHKTHDGAFKFYYLFQAAYWAQQAIVLLLGMEKPRKDFKELVGHHIVSLALIGLSYRFHFTYMGLAVYITHDISDFFLATSKSLNYVDHPITGPYYFLFMCSWIYLRHFLNLKILVSLFNEFKTVGPYVMDWEGGSYKCDLAFWITGGLLGSLQALNLFWLFFIVRIAYRFVRDREASDDRSEDEGSGDEGEQQNGKKK; translated from the exons ATGGCGACGGGATCAGAGCCCTTCCCGCCTCTgcccggcaccaccaccaccaccgagagcGCGACGGCGACGcgaaggaggacgagaaaAGCGAGCATCTTGGGAGATGACTTGAAAGTGGGCGACACCGGCTCGCCGTCGCTTGCTACGAGCATTGCGCACATCCAGGGAGCCCACTCCAAG gaacccccctcccccccatcaacaaaacGCACCTCCAAACGCCGCAAAGCccgcaccctcctccaccgagtCAAACACACGTGCGTAAAACACACTTGGGTCCTCCCCTTGTTCCTGTTGTcttgcttcctcctcggctaCGCAATCAACcctacctcctccaaccccctctcccactttTTGTTCCTGTCGTACAGACTCCCCCTGTCGGAAACCCCGGGGGCGACCCACGTCCAGTACGGCAAGGGGCTCTGGGATATCGCCTTTGTGACCTTTTACACCGTCGTCCTCTCCTTCACGCGCGAGTTCATCATGCAGGAGGTCCTCCGCCCGCTCTCCCGCTGGGTCGGGCTCAAGTCGAGGGGGAAGCAGGCGAGATACATGGAGCAGATGTACACGGCGCTCTACTTTGGCATCATGGGCCCGTGTGGCATGTGGGTCATGTCGAGGACGCCAATCTGGTACTTTGATGTCGTGGGGATGTACGAAGGTTACCCGCACAAGACGCACGACGGGGCGTTTAAATTTTATTATCTCTTCCAGGCGGCGTACTGGGCCCAGCAGGCGATTGTGTTGTTGCTTGGGATGGAGAAGCCACGAAAGGACTTTAAGGAACTAGTCGGCCACCATATCGTCTCGCTTGCGCTCATCGGTCTGAGCTACAGGTTTCACTTTACCTATATGGGGCTTGCGGTGTACATCACGCACGACATTTCGGACTTTTTCCTCGCCACTTCCAAATCGCTGAATTATGTCGACCATCCGATCACGGGACCGTACTATTTCCTGTTTATGTGCTCTTGGATCTACCTGAGGCATTTTTTGAACTTGAAGATCTTGGTTAGCTTGTTTAATGAGTTCAAGACTGTCGGGCCGTATGTCATGGactgggaggggggcagcTACAAGTGTGACTTGGCGTTTTGGATCACGGGGGGTTTGCTGGGGAGCTTGCAGGCGCTGAAtctgttttggttgtttttcATTGTGAGGATTGCGTATAGGTTTGTGAGGGATCGGGAGGCGAGTGATGATAggagtgaggatgaggggagtggggatgagggggagcagcagaACGGGAAAAAGAAGTGA